The stretch of DNA AGCTCTTCAATAACTTATTAATAAGCGGTCCGCCGCCATGGACAATAATTGGTGTCCATTCTCCCTTTTGATGAAGCGATATGACATCTTTATAAAAGGACTTTGGCAGATTTTCTAACACACTTCCGCCACACTTAATGACAATATAATTCATCTTTGTCTCCCCCTTAAGTGCGGTAAGATGCATTGATTTTCACATAATCATAAGTTAAATCGCAGCCCCAGGCCGTAGCACTTTCTTTACCTTGATTTAGTTCAACCAGAATTTTTACCGTTTCCAGTTCTAAGTACTCTTTTACTTCTTCTTCCACAATCGGACTAGGTAAGCCATTTTCGAATACTTTGTATGGTCCTATCGCTACCTTTATTGCATTAGGTTCAACCGGTATTCCCGAATAACCAATGGCTGTAACGATTCTTCCCCAGTTGGGATCCGTGCCATAGATAGCCGTTTTTACAAGATTAGAAGAAATAATTGCTTTTCCAACCGCTCTTGCAGCATCCTGACTGTAGGCTCCGTTTACTTCAACTTCAACGAGTTTGGTAGCACCTTCGCCATCCCTGGCAATTTTCTTAGCAAGCTCTTCACTCACAAGTTTTAATCCTGCTTTGAATAAATCCCAATCTGGATGGTCTTTCGTAAGTTGGTTATTCTCTGCTAACCCGTTTGCTAAGACTAAAACCATATCGTTCGTACTTGTATCTCCATCAACCGTAATCATATTAAAGGTCTGATTCGTTATCTCTTTAAGAGCAGCAAGCAAATCCTCTTGGGCAATATTGGCATCTGTTGTGACAAAACCAAGCATTGTTGCCATGTTCGGGTGAATCATCCCAGAACCCTTTGCGGCGCCGCCGATGCTGACTGTCTTTCCGTCGATTTTTATTTGAACAGCAATTTGCTTAATGCAAGTGTCTGTTGTTAAGATTGCATTCTTGAAATTTTCTTCCGTTCCATACTTTGTCTGAAGAACTTGACTTATTCCTGTTTTCACCTTATCCATCGGCAACAGTTCACCAATAACTCCAGTAGATGTAACAGCTACAAGATGTTCCTTGATGCCTAGCTCGTTGGCAAATCCTTTTTGCATTTCAAAAGCGTCCAATAAACCCTGTTCTCCGGTACAGGCATTTGCGTTACCTGAGTTGACGATTATCGCTTGGATCTTTTTTTCTTTCGCGATACTCTCTTGAGTAACTAAAAGGGGGGCCGCTTGGAAAATGTTCGTTGTATATACACCAGCAACCGTTGCTGGAACTTCCGAAACTATATACCCAAGATCAAGACGCTTTCTTTTAATCCCGCAATGCATGCCACCTGCTTTAAATCCCTTTGGCAAGGTAACACTTTCTTCTTCTAAAATAACAATCTCTTTATTTGAAATGGCTGGCATCAATTTCGTTTCCCCCTTATTCTTGGTAACTGGTAAATTATCATTATGGATACATTGGTATGCTAGTAAGCCCCGTCCTGACATCCCACTCATTCATTATGTTTGCATTTTGAATTGCTTGCCCTGCTGCACCTTTAACTAAATTATCGATGACTGAAATAATCGTAAGTCGATTGGTTCGAGGGTCAACATGCAAGCCGATATCGCAGTAGTTGCTCCCACTGACTTCTTTGGTTGATGGATAGATTCCCTCTGGTCTGATCCTTACAAATGGATGATTTTCGTAGAACTGTTTATACAACTCAATTACTTCACTCGTTGATATTTTCCCAATTAAATTAACATAGGCGGTTATCATAATTCCCCTAGTCATTGGAACCAAATGAGTGGTAAACGAAACTGTTACCATCCTGCCTGTTTCATCTTTAAGTACTTGTTCAATTTCTGGTATATGTTGATGTGCTCCGAGCTTATATGCTCTAAGATTTTCATTTATTTCAGCATAATGTGATGTTAATGAAAGACCTCTGCCTGCACCGGATACTCCTGATTTGGCGTCAATAATAATAGATTGTGAGTCAGCAAGATTTGCTTTCAATATTGGTATTAACCCGAGGCTTGTTGCTGTTGGGTAGCATCCAGGATTAGCAATTAATGTTGCTCCTTTAATCTCTTCAGAATAAATTTCACTCAATCCATAAACTGCCTTGCTTAAATATGTCTCTTCTGGCGCCGTATGCTTATACCAAGTTTCATATTCACTTTGCGACCTTAGCCGAAAATCTCCGGAAAGGTCGATAACTTTTATTCCTTTACCCATTAATTGGGGAACCATTTTACTGCTGACGCCTGAAGGAGTTGCCAAAAACACGATATCATGTTGTTCAGTTAATCTATTTACATCAAAGCTTTCCAATGGTTGATTAATAATTTCAGTTAAGTGTGGATAGGATTCGCTAAAATCGTTACCAGCTTGAGAGTTGGAAACAACCGATCCAACTTCCAAATGCGGATGCTTGTTTATAAGCCTTATTAACTCGATAGCCCCATATCCCGTTCCACCGATAATCGCTGCTTTCATATTTCCAACTCCTAAGTCTCTTATATAATGAATCATTATACATAGGATGTAATAATTATTCAACCAATAAATTGCTCAATTTTCAGTTTTTATTGAATTTTTTTAAGGTTATTTTTGAAAACGCTTTCATTAAGTGTTGTATGTTTATGCAAATAGTATGCATGTAATATGCATATCTCAACTTCACTCGAAAAAGATGTTTTTTATAAGCGGTAATGGTAAATACTGTTAGAGAGGGAGAGGGATAGGGAGGGATGCAAACTGTTAATGACTACATTATCTTTTCAAGAACAGGTTAACTTTTCTAAATTTACTACTCCTTTTTTTAAAAAAAGAACAAACACACATTATGAAATCTATCTCGAAAGCGCTGATAAAACGTTAGGAAATGTCTATATTTTAGAAAATATCGTTAAACTAGACTATTCAAGTGAGCTATTGTTAGAGGAATATATCATTATTCATGACATAATCACTCAATTACAAGAAGAAAATGCTGTAATCGTCGACGATTCCAAGAGTTTCTTAGGTTATTTACAAAACGGAGAACCAGCCTACATCGTTACAAACTGGAACTCTTGGATTAATCACATCAATAATTCAATGAAAAATTGTCTATAAGTCAGAAAGGTGATTGTATGCTATCGGGAAAAGTAATTTCAGTTATCTCGGGTAAGGGCGGGGTTGGTAAATCAACTGTTTCAGCCAACCTTGCAGTATCCCTAGCAAGGCAGGGAAAGGCAGTTGGGTTAATTGATTTCGATATCTACGGAAGCAGTATTCCCAACATGATGAATATTAGTTTTGGACCAAAATCGATGAATAACAAGATTATCCCTGTCCAATCACACAACGTAAAGATCATGTCAATGGGATTTATCGTTAAAAATAATGATCCGGTTGTTTGGCGAGGGCCTATGCTAGGAAAAGTCATCAACCAATTTATTAATGAAGTGATATGGGGTCCCTTGGATTATGTGATCATCGACATGCCGCCAGGAACGGGTGATGTGGCTATGGATGTGAATCGACTGATTCCAAGTTCTAATCAGATCGTTGTCACAACTCCACATCCAACAGCCTCACATGTCGCAGAAAGAGCGGGTAAAATGGCGGCAATCAATAATCATAATATCCTAGGTATCGTTGAAAATATGGCGTATTTTCAGCCGCCAGATCTTGAACAAAAGTATTATCTGTTTGGCAAAGGCGGATCTGAACAGCTCGCATCAAAGCTAGGAACAAATCTCATAGCCCAACTGCCCATTTTAGCACCAAAAGAAGATGATTATGAACCTTCTATCTATAAGCGAGGTTCCTTACTGTTTGATAAATACAACGAATTAGCTGATACAGTACAGAATTCAATTGCCTAAAAAAATGGTGGTGTCCCGTTTACGGGGCACCACCACTTCATTTCCCTAAACTATTTCCTTTATACCCTTGTAAAATCCCTTGTACTTTTTGTTTGTCCTCTGCACTAAAACCATGATCATCTAGTGTTGCAATGAAATTTCCGACCATTGCTTCAAAATGCTCATCGTTGATTGAGATATCCTTATGTGCGTTTGCTATCTGTTCATCGCTATATTTTCCTTCACCTAATCCATGCTCTAAAAACGTCTGAGGGTGATGCTGAATTCTTTCCTGGTCATGGTCCTTAAAAAATTTGCTCATCAAATCATCCGCATGAATTTTATGAAAGAAGTCTTTTATGACAGACGTTATTTTTTCCTCATTCATTTGCATTCTTACCCGACCTCCTTTAATGATCCATTACCTTGTCCACTCTTCTAAAGAAAAGATAGGTTATCAGTGTCAAAACAAACATAAAGCCTAAAGCCAATACATAATATAAAAGATTTCCGTAATGCCCTGCTAGATATTCTTCTACCATATATTGAATAAGGATAATTTGCACGGTCAGTAGACTCATAAAAATCCACCATGCCATTTTCATAAAACCCGCCTCCTAATGCTGAGCCTGAGTGATTCCAACAGCGTAGATTTTCTTACCTTTAAATTTCAACTTAATGGACGGAAGCGCCCTTGGCGGCGGTCCCGCAAGAACTGATCCATCCTCCACATTAAAGAAACCATTATGACATGGGCAGGTTAGTTTTCCAGTATCCTTTTCCCAATAAACAGGACACATTAAATGTGTACATTTGCTATTGTAAGCCCTATATTCCTTTTCAGAAATTCTAACCAATATTGCTGAGTCATTCTCATCAGGATAATAGAATGAAACACTTTGCCCGACAGCGATATCTTTTTCATTGACAATAAATACCTCTGAATCATGTGCTTCTTCTTCACGATTTTTCGATAACACCATTAAAGGGGTTGAACTAACAAATAATACGCCCATTAATGATAAGGAAGAGGCGATAAAACCTCTTCTATTTAATTCTAATTCTTTATCTCTTCTGATATTAAAAGACAACTTCCGAAGAAATCCTTCTATTTTCTTCATGATTGAACACCATCGCCTTCTCTATATCCATATCTATTTGTTTCGGTATCCGGCAATCCAATGACAGTCCTTGTTTCAATCACTGTACCGCCAAAATCCCACTTAAACTGAACTTCTTTCGGTGGTTCAGATTTAATTTCGTGTTCATCCACAAAACGAATGGTATCCGTTGGACAAACACTTGCGCACATTGGAGGTCTTCCTTTTGAGGTCCGGTCATAACACATATCACACTTGTACATTACCTTTTTTACATCATCTACTCTTGGAATACCAAATGGACAAGCGTAAGTACAGTTTTTGCAGCCAATACATTTTTCTAGTGAAGCAGATAATACTGTCCCATCATCGGCAATCGCAATGGCTTGTACAGGACATGATTCCGCACAAGCAGGTGTTACACAGTGCATACATGGGGTTGGTGACGTCGCTACCGTTTCACCTGGATTTAACTCATCCACAAACATTCTTGATAAATGATCATGGCCGCTGCACTCTTCACACCCAATCACACATGCCTTACAGCCAATGCATCTTTCGTAATCAATATATAAAACTTTAGCCATGCTTTTCACCTGCACGCGAGGCAATTTTCTCTAATTTGACCGCGCATACCTTGAATTCAGGTATTTTCGATTTTGGCTCTAGCGCAGGATTCGTCAAATGATTAATTGCCAAAGATTTACCCCAGTGGTAGGGAACGAAAACCATGTCCTCTCTTGTAATCTTTGTTACTTTAGCAGCAAGCTCGATACTGCCCCGAGGGCTTGATACTTTTACGAATTCTCCATGTTCGATATTATACTTTTTCGCTAGATTTGGATGAATTTCTACATATGGGTCTGGGCAAAAATTACGCAGAGCCTCAATTCTCCTTGTTTGATTTCCACTTAAATAGTGAAACACAACGCGTCCAGTCGATAAGATGATTGGGTAGTCTTTGCTCGTTTTCTCATTTGGACCCTTGTGCTCAAAAGCTAAGATTCTTGCTTTTCCATCAGGAAAATTAAATTTTAAGTCTTCAAACAATCTTGGCAAACCTTCTGATTCCTCTGTAGGGCATGGCCAAAATACCCCCTGCATTTTATCAAGCTTTTCATAGGTAATTCCGTAATAATCTGCAGTGCCGCCTTTACTCGCAACCCGAAGTTCATTAAAGATATCCTCAGGAGAATTAAATTGGAAGTATTGACCCCTGCCAAGCCGTTCAGCGATTTCACAAATGACTTTCCAGTCCCGTTTTGTTTCACCAGGTGTACGATCGATCCCTTTTACTCGTAACACCCGGCCTTCAACATTCGTCATGGTACCGTTGTCTTCTACCCAAACCGTGGATGGAAGAACAACGTCTGCTTGCTCTGCCGATTCTGACAAAAAGAAATCCATACAAACAAAGAAATCTAAACTCTTAAGATATTCACCTACATCACCAACTGTTGGTGATGAGACAATCGGATTACTGCAGATTAATAACAATCCCTTAATTTCTTTTCCGAGCGCCTGAAGCATTTCAAATGCCGATAATCCTGGGCCAGGAATTTCTGATTCATCGACACCCCACACACCAGCGATATATTCGCGTGCTTTAGGGTCGGTAATTTTTCGAAAACCTGGCAGTTGGTCTGTTTTTTGACCATGTTCCCTGCCTCCCTGTCCATTTCCCTGACCAGTAAACGTTGCAACACCAGATCCTTTTCGACCCATTTTTCCAGTTACCAAGCATAAATTGACATAGTTTGAAACCGAGTCCGTACCGGTCGCATGCTGTTCAACTCCGCGGGCGAACATCGTAAAACCATTTTTTGCCTGACCGAATAGTCGAGCAGCAGTTATGATTTTGTCAACAGCAACACCCGTAATTTCAGAAACATGAGCAGGTGTATATTTCTTTACAAGTTCCTTTAATTCTTCAAAACCAGTTGTATGCTTTTGAATAAAGTCATGGTCGACTAAATCTTCTTCAATCATGACATGCAATAAACCATTTGCTATCGCTACATCCGTTCCTGGGCGAATATCTAGATGGACATCCGCTACTAGCGCTGTTTTTGTTTGTCTAGGATCCACGACAATCAATTTGGCTCCACGATCTCTAGCTCCCCATATGTAAGGCATTGATAACGGGTGACACTCTGCAGTATTTGAACCTGCAATCAATAATACATCTGCAAATTTGATATCAGACCATGGATTGGTTGAGCCTCTATCAATTCCGATACTTTGGTTGAAGCCGACAGATGCCGATGACATACAATAACGCCCATTGTAATCTATATTTTTGGTTCCAAGACCAATCCGAGCGAATTTACCCATTAGATAACATTTCTCATTCGTCATAGATGAGCCACTATAAATTCCAAAGGCATCTTTTCCATACTTGCCTTGTATTTCTTGGATTTTCGATACGATTAAATCCATTGCTTCATCCCAGGTAGCCTGTTCAAGCTTTCCATTTTT from Neobacillus sp. CF12 encodes:
- the fdhF gene encoding formate dehydrogenase subunit alpha, which codes for MGHAQNKDYAQRDYDAILRDGEELISTHCCFCGMQCGMNIRVNKEDKSVLGVEPRYDFPMNGGRLCPKGVSAYRQAEHVERLNHPLIRKNGKLEQATWDEAMDLIVSKIQEIQGKYGKDAFGIYSGSSMTNEKCYLMGKFARIGLGTKNIDYNGRYCMSSASVGFNQSIGIDRGSTNPWSDIKFADVLLIAGSNTAECHPLSMPYIWGARDRGAKLIVVDPRQTKTALVADVHLDIRPGTDVAIANGLLHVMIEEDLVDHDFIQKHTTGFEELKELVKKYTPAHVSEITGVAVDKIITAARLFGQAKNGFTMFARGVEQHATGTDSVSNYVNLCLVTGKMGRKGSGVATFTGQGNGQGGREHGQKTDQLPGFRKITDPKAREYIAGVWGVDESEIPGPGLSAFEMLQALGKEIKGLLLICSNPIVSSPTVGDVGEYLKSLDFFVCMDFFLSESAEQADVVLPSTVWVEDNGTMTNVEGRVLRVKGIDRTPGETKRDWKVICEIAERLGRGQYFQFNSPEDIFNELRVASKGGTADYYGITYEKLDKMQGVFWPCPTEESEGLPRLFEDLKFNFPDGKARILAFEHKGPNEKTSKDYPIILSTGRVVFHYLSGNQTRRIEALRNFCPDPYVEIHPNLAKKYNIEHGEFVKVSSPRGSIELAAKVTKITREDMVFVPYHWGKSLAINHLTNPALEPKSKIPEFKVCAVKLEKIASRAGEKHG
- a CDS encoding Mrp/NBP35 family ATP-binding protein, producing the protein MLSGKVISVISGKGGVGKSTVSANLAVSLARQGKAVGLIDFDIYGSSIPNMMNISFGPKSMNNKIIPVQSHNVKIMSMGFIVKNNDPVVWRGPMLGKVINQFINEVIWGPLDYVIIDMPPGTGDVAMDVNRLIPSSNQIVVTTPHPTASHVAERAGKMAAINNHNILGIVENMAYFQPPDLEQKYYLFGKGGSEQLASKLGTNLIAQLPILAPKEDDYEPSIYKRGSLLFDKYNELADTVQNSIA
- a CDS encoding 4Fe-4S dicluster domain-containing protein; translated protein: MAKVLYIDYERCIGCKACVIGCEECSGHDHLSRMFVDELNPGETVATSPTPCMHCVTPACAESCPVQAIAIADDGTVLSASLEKCIGCKNCTYACPFGIPRVDDVKKVMYKCDMCYDRTSKGRPPMCASVCPTDTIRFVDEHEIKSEPPKEVQFKWDFGGTVIETRTVIGLPDTETNRYGYREGDGVQS
- a CDS encoding Rieske (2Fe-2S) protein, translated to MKKIEGFLRKLSFNIRRDKELELNRRGFIASSLSLMGVLFVSSTPLMVLSKNREEEAHDSEVFIVNEKDIAVGQSVSFYYPDENDSAILVRISEKEYRAYNSKCTHLMCPVYWEKDTGKLTCPCHNGFFNVEDGSVLAGPPPRALPSIKLKFKGKKIYAVGITQAQH
- the argJ gene encoding bifunctional ornithine acetyltransferase/N-acetylglutamate synthase, translated to MPAISNKEIVILEEESVTLPKGFKAGGMHCGIKRKRLDLGYIVSEVPATVAGVYTTNIFQAAPLLVTQESIAKEKKIQAIIVNSGNANACTGEQGLLDAFEMQKGFANELGIKEHLVAVTSTGVIGELLPMDKVKTGISQVLQTKYGTEENFKNAILTTDTCIKQIAVQIKIDGKTVSIGGAAKGSGMIHPNMATMLGFVTTDANIAQEDLLAALKEITNQTFNMITVDGDTSTNDMVLVLANGLAENNQLTKDHPDWDLFKAGLKLVSEELAKKIARDGEGATKLVEVEVNGAYSQDAARAVGKAIISSNLVKTAIYGTDPNWGRIVTAIGYSGIPVEPNAIKVAIGPYKVFENGLPSPIVEEEVKEYLELETVKILVELNQGKESATAWGCDLTYDYVKINASYRT
- the argC gene encoding N-acetyl-gamma-glutamyl-phosphate reductase — protein: MKAAIIGGTGYGAIELIRLINKHPHLEVGSVVSNSQAGNDFSESYPHLTEIINQPLESFDVNRLTEQHDIVFLATPSGVSSKMVPQLMGKGIKVIDLSGDFRLRSQSEYETWYKHTAPEETYLSKAVYGLSEIYSEEIKGATLIANPGCYPTATSLGLIPILKANLADSQSIIIDAKSGVSGAGRGLSLTSHYAEINENLRAYKLGAHQHIPEIEQVLKDETGRMVTVSFTTHLVPMTRGIMITAYVNLIGKISTSEVIELYKQFYENHPFVRIRPEGIYPSTKEVSGSNYCDIGLHVDPRTNRLTIISVIDNLVKGAAGQAIQNANIMNEWDVRTGLTSIPMYP